The stretch of DNA CAGgtcgaatgtggttaggagggagagatgggtcagccatgattgaatggcggagtagacttgatgggccgaatggcctaattctgctcctatcacttacgaatttatgaacttatgaagagtggggttgagagggaaagatagatcagccgtgattgaatggcggagtagacctgatggggccgaatggcctaattctgctccgagaacctaTGTAGGTTTACAGCTCAGAAAACCAAGACAAGGAATCTGCATGGCCAGGGTAAAGAAAGGAAACTGGCTGGAGGACGGGTGTGAGTAATTTACAGAGACCTTTCATCGTGATCATAAATCAGGGATTTAGAGTAGCATGTAAAATACATAATGTAATATTTCAGCACAATGTTAAACTTCACATAGATTGGGCGTACTTAATTGGAAAAAAATAGCTTAGAGCAAGAGTTCATGGATTACTTAGCTTGAATAATATGTTATGGAACCAACTCGGGAATAAGTTATCTCAGATCTAGAAATTATCTAATAAGACAGGGTTAATTAGTAATCTTATAATGAAGGATTCTCTGGGGAAGAGCAATCTTAATATAACAGAATTTCATATTAAGTATTAGAGCATTGTGATTTTGAGTCTTAAATTTCAACAATATGTGTTGCCGAAAGAATGGGTGAGTTGCCTGAGGAAGTTTAGAAATTGACATTTAGCGAAAGATAAATTAGAAATTAAGTATTGAAGTAATTACTAACATTTAAAGATATCGCACATAATTCTTAATAAATAATTTTAATTCCCTTGGTCATTGAAAACGCAATTATAAAATGGCAGCCATCAACTAGCGAAATTAAAGATTGTTTTAGATTAAAAGAAGAAATAAacatctaaaggggctgtcctacACTTGGGTGACATAATTGGcgagtttgtcctcgactcatactcgcagcatggtcgacacgaggccgtaggaggtcttcgtaactctccttcatgctcgagagtggtctccgcgtactcaaggctcagctaggtcgcggcgtttttttcaacgtgataaaaaatgcccgcgagtaaaaaaaggttgccatggaaaaaatagatactttttttacttgtaggtttagtcgtagtaggtcgccatggtactcgtaggtaatcgagggtagtcaaaggtagtcaaaggtagtcgtagatagtcttcatcatagtcgaagggaggtcgaaggagatcgaaggaggtcgtcttaaatctccactattcagtgtccaattttcccgaagttagtcgtagctagtcatagttggTCTTCAGCATAgtagaaggaggtcgaaggaggtcttcaacactaACAACcctaaactaacaggtctataattgctaggtttactcttagaaccctttttaaacaatggaacaacatgcgcagtacgccaatcctccggcactattcccgtttctaatgacatttgaaatatttctgtcatagcccctgctatttctacattaacttccctcaatgtcctagggaatatcctgtcaggacctggagacttatccacttttatatttttcaaaagtgtcagtacttcctcttctttgaatctcatactttccatagctactctacttgtttcccttaccaaacaaaagcttttcactgtacctcggtgcacataacaatagtaaactaaactaaaatatattggaggtagacacaaaatgctggagtaactcagcgggacaggcagagtccgaagaagggactcaacctgaaacatcaaccattcattctctcccgagatgctgcctgtcccgatgagttactccatctttttgtcacCATCGTCGGTTTAGACCAGCacggcagttccatcctacacataacAATATATTGTATGATTATATTCCAGGCGGTGGTTTGTTGATGTAAAACTGTGTCGTTTCTATCCTCACCCTGGTGtgattctgtttttgtttcagtaaCTACAGTGCACTGGTTGGAGTGTGGATCTATGGCTTTTTTGTCCTGGTTCTGCTTGTATTGGACCTTCTCTACTACTCTGCCATGAACTATGAGATCTGTAAGTTCTACTTGTCGAAGTGGGGAATCCGGGGCAGCTGGCTGAACCAGGATGAGGGTCAGTGGAGCGATTCGAGTCAAGGGCAGGCCCAGGCCCAGGCTTCAGCCCAGGCCCAGGCTTCAGCCCAGCCCCAGGCCCAGGCCCAAGCCCAGACATCACAGACTATGCAGACATTGAAGACTGACGCTCAGACCCCAGCACTGATGTCTTTTCAAACTTCAACTGCTTGGTGAGTAGACTCGGTGTGTTTCACCGGCAATACGATAAGACTtcattcatccccagagggagattggtctgccgacagccacaacacacaaggtacacaagaaCTTGAAATTCAAAGTGAAAAACAAAAGAACAAGACAAGCGACTATTGTCTGGCtgacgtgtgcacagcgccttcaccggaacaaatgaacaaacaaacaaacgcaggcttatcccctgggcagaggattctaaaactggagtgcccccctccccttccccacagcggccccccatgccaggtccccattgttaAGTGGGTAGCTCCATGCAGCGGGTAGTTCAGTtcagtgtattgtcacatgtaccgaggtacagtgaaaagcttttgctgctaaccttgccgaggcagcgtgttaggctgctctggaaggttagatcgcatggaatccaaggagagatagctgaatggatagcaaattggctccatggaagggagcagaaggtgatggtggaatgttgcttctcggactggaggcctgtaactaatggtgtgcctcagggttcggtgctgggcccgttactgtttgtcatctacatcaatgatttggatgagaacatacagggcaagattagcaagtttgctgatga from Amblyraja radiata isolate CabotCenter1 chromosome 19, sAmbRad1.1.pri, whole genome shotgun sequence encodes:
- the shisal1 gene encoding protein shisa-like-1 isoform X1, with the translated sequence MISFCPQSITVATVVFLLLTSAVTSAHFRVCEPYADVKGRYHFGFHCPRLSDGKSYMLCCHHNSSTFKYCCNETEFQAVMQMNLTDQAEGYMHNNYSALVGVWIYGFFVLVLLVLDLLYYSAMNYEICKFYLSKWGIRGSWLNQDEGQWSDSSQGQAQAQASAQAQASAQPQAQAQAQTSQTMQTLKTDAQTPALMSFQTSTAW
- the shisal1 gene encoding protein shisa-like-1 isoform X2, which produces MISFCPQSITVATVVFLLLTSAVTSAHFRVCEPYADVKGRYHFGFHCPRLSDGKSYMLCCHHNSSTFKYCCNETEFQAVMQMNLTDQAEGYMHNNYSALVGVWIYGFFVLVLLVLDLLYYSAMNYEICKFYLSKWGIRGSWLNQDEGQWSDSSQGQAQAQASAQAQASAQPQAQAQAQTSQTMQTLKTDAQTPALMSFQTSTA